Proteins from a genomic interval of Brassica napus cultivar Da-Ae unplaced genomic scaffold, Da-Ae ScsIHWf_1753;HRSCAF=2383, whole genome shotgun sequence:
- the LOC125598836 gene encoding DNA-directed RNA polymerase subunit alpha: MVREKVKVSTRTLQWKCVESRRDSKRLYYGRFILSPLMKGQADTIGIAMRRALLGEIEGTCITRAKSENIPHDYSNIVGIQESVHEILMNLNEIVLKSNLYGTRNALICVQGPGYITARDIVLPPSVEIVDNTQHIATLTEPINLCIGLKIERNRGYSLKMSNNFEDRSYPIDAVFMPVQNANHSIHSYGNGNEKQEILFLEIWTNGSLTPKEALHEASRNLINLFIPFLHVEEETFYLENNQHQVTLPLFPFHNRLVNLRKKKKELAFQYIFIDQLELPPRIYNCLKKSNIHTLLDLLNNSQEDLIKMEHFHIEDVKKILDILEKK, translated from the coding sequence atGGTTCGAGAGAAAGTCAAAGTATCTACTCGGACACTACAGTGGAAGTGTGTTGAATCAAGAAGAGACAGTAAGCGTCTTTATTATGGACGCTTTATTCTGTCTCCACTTATGAAAGGTCAAGCCGACACAATAGGCATTGCGATGCGAAGAGCTTTACTTGGCGAAATAGAAGGAACATGTATTACACGTGCAAAATCTGAGAACATACCACATGACTATTCTAACATAGTCGGTATTCAAGAATCAGTACATGaaattttaatgaatttgaACGAGATTGTATTAAAAAGTAATCTATATGGAACGCGCAACGCGCTTATTTGTGTCCAAGGTCCCGGATATATAACTGCTCGAGACATAGTTTTACCGCCCTCTGTGGAAATCGTTGATAATACACAGCATATAGCTACCTTAACGGAACCAATAAATTTGTGTATTGGATTAAAAATCGAGAGGAATCGCGgatatagtttaaaaatgtCAAATAACTTTGAAGACCGAAGTTATCCTATAGATGCTGTATTCATGCCTGTTCAAAATGCGAATCATAGTATTCATTCTTATGGGAATGGGAATGAAAAACAAGAGATTCTTTTTCTAGAAATATGGACAAATGGAAGTTTAACTCCTAAAGAAGCACTTCATGAAGCCTCCCGgaatttgattaatttatttattcctTTTCTACatgtagaagaagaaacgtTCTATTTAGAGAACAATCAACATCAAGTTACTTTAcccctttttccttttcataatagattagttaacctaagaaaaaaaaaaaaagaactagcgtttcaatatatttttattgaccaATTAGAATTGCCTCCCAGAATCTATAATTGTCTCAAAAAGTCCAATATACATACATTATTGGATCTTTTGAATAACAGTCAAGAAGACCTTATCAAAATGGAACATTTTCACATAGAAGATGTAAAAAAGATATTAgacattttagaaaaaaaataa